The Streptomyces achromogenes genome window below encodes:
- a CDS encoding ZIP family metal transporter produces MAEVVEAGLWGLVAGSALLLGAALGYGLRVPQKVIATVMAFGAGVLISAVSFELVGEAYEQAGLAPAAIGTLIGAIAYTGGNVWLARRGARHRKRSGHERAEAQPSEAEQGGSGTALALGALLDGVPESAVIGVSLLDGGAVSLVTVAAVFISNVPEGLSSSAGMKKAGRGRGYVFGVWAAIAAASTVSAVLGYTVVGSFSPAVIAAVTAVAAGAILAMIADTMIPEAFDDAHLAIGLITVSGFLVSFALSHT; encoded by the coding sequence ATGGCTGAAGTAGTAGAGGCTGGACTGTGGGGGTTGGTGGCGGGCTCAGCGCTGCTGCTCGGTGCCGCGCTGGGGTACGGGCTACGAGTACCGCAGAAGGTGATCGCGACCGTGATGGCCTTCGGGGCCGGGGTGCTGATCTCGGCGGTCTCCTTCGAGCTGGTCGGGGAGGCGTACGAGCAGGCGGGACTTGCTCCCGCGGCCATCGGGACCCTCATCGGCGCCATCGCTTACACCGGAGGCAACGTGTGGCTGGCCCGCCGGGGCGCCCGGCACCGCAAGCGTTCCGGTCACGAGCGGGCGGAGGCGCAACCCTCGGAGGCCGAGCAGGGCGGATCCGGGACGGCGCTCGCGCTCGGCGCCCTGCTCGACGGGGTGCCGGAGTCCGCGGTCATCGGCGTCAGCCTGCTCGACGGCGGTGCGGTCAGTCTGGTGACGGTGGCTGCGGTGTTCATCAGCAACGTCCCCGAGGGGCTGTCCAGTTCGGCCGGGATGAAGAAGGCCGGCCGCGGCCGGGGCTACGTCTTCGGTGTCTGGGCGGCGATCGCCGCGGCCAGCACGGTGTCCGCCGTCCTCGGTTACACGGTGGTCGGTTCCTTCTCTCCCGCTGTGATCGCAGCGGTGACCGCTGTGGCGGCCGGGGCGATCCTCGCGATGATCGCCGACACAATGATTCCCGAAGCCTTCGATGACGCCCACCTGGCCATCGGGCTGATCACGGTGAGCGGCTTCCTCGTCTCCTTCGCCCTCTCCCACACCTGA
- a CDS encoding magnesium and cobalt transport protein CorA, whose protein sequence is MRCVIYRESAGEPEQVDCRQGDKGRAAVLDSLKRAGEDEFCWVHLDDPGPGDLQELAGPLGLHPLAVEDAGEAHQRPKRERYGDVLAVALKTLWYVKDGCEVETGEVMVFTGPRFALTVRHGPADPTGEAARRLGEDPQMLRFGPVAVLHAVLDTVVDSYTEAALQVRTDLTALERRVFSPEREDFTEPIYSLKREVLQFRDAVQPLVPVVQDFASPHAGWPEELLPYFRDVADHTHRTDTEVRSLDELLNSALDAHLARVGTWQNDDMRRISAWAAILATPTLVAGIYGMNFAHMPELSWTYGYPLAVAVMAGACALLHRTFRRNGWL, encoded by the coding sequence ATGAGGTGTGTCATCTACCGTGAGTCAGCGGGCGAGCCGGAGCAGGTGGACTGCCGACAGGGCGACAAGGGCCGTGCGGCGGTGCTGGACAGTCTGAAGCGGGCGGGGGAAGACGAGTTCTGCTGGGTGCATCTGGACGATCCCGGCCCAGGCGATCTGCAAGAACTGGCGGGCCCTCTGGGCCTGCATCCGCTGGCCGTCGAGGATGCCGGGGAGGCGCACCAGCGGCCCAAGCGGGAGCGGTACGGCGACGTGCTCGCGGTGGCGCTGAAGACGCTGTGGTATGTCAAGGACGGCTGCGAGGTGGAGACCGGCGAGGTGATGGTCTTCACCGGCCCGCGTTTCGCCCTGACTGTCCGTCATGGCCCGGCCGACCCCACCGGCGAAGCAGCCCGACGGCTTGGTGAGGATCCGCAGATGCTGCGGTTCGGGCCGGTCGCCGTGCTGCACGCCGTCCTGGACACGGTGGTCGACTCCTACACCGAGGCTGCCCTCCAGGTCCGCACCGACCTGACCGCGCTGGAGCGGCGCGTGTTCTCCCCCGAGCGCGAAGACTTCACCGAGCCGATCTACTCGCTCAAACGCGAGGTCCTGCAATTCCGCGACGCCGTCCAGCCTCTGGTCCCGGTCGTGCAGGACTTCGCCAGCCCCCACGCCGGATGGCCCGAGGAACTGCTGCCGTACTTCCGCGACGTCGCCGACCACACGCACCGCACCGACACCGAGGTGCGCTCCCTGGACGAGTTGCTCAACTCCGCCCTCGACGCCCACCTTGCACGGGTGGGGACCTGGCAGAACGACGACATGCGCCGCATCTCCGCCTGGGCTGCGATCCTGGCCACCCCGACCCTCGTCGCCGGGATCTACGGCATGAACTTCGCCCACATGCCGGAACTGAGCTGGACCTACGGATACCCCCTCGCCGTCGCCGTGATGGCCGGCGCCTGCGCCCTGCTGCACCGGACCTTCCGCCGCAACGGCTGGCTGTGA
- a CDS encoding aminoglycoside phosphotransferase family protein, with product MTMHDDQVDLTTDIVATLIQEQFPQWSGKPIRPLASTGTVHAIFRIGNDLSARLPLRLVDAAEALAVLELEAQASAELAQVSRFPAPEPVALGKPGAGYPMPWSVQTWLPGTVAFDADPSGSDAFAEDLAAFIAALRDAETRGRLFSGENRGGVLTDHDDWMAKCFEESEGLLDVPRLRQVWSHFRELPRTGADVMSHGDLIPGNVLVAGDRLSGVLDTGGFGPADPALDLVGAWHLLQPDPREVLRRTLACDDLEWERGKAWAFEQAMGVVWYYAESNPTMSSMGRRTLDRILESME from the coding sequence ATGACTATGCATGATGACCAGGTGGACCTGACCACCGACATCGTTGCGACCTTGATCCAAGAACAGTTCCCTCAGTGGAGCGGCAAGCCGATCCGACCCCTGGCGTCGACCGGGACGGTCCACGCCATCTTCCGCATCGGGAACGACCTCTCCGCGCGTTTGCCACTGCGTCTAGTCGATGCCGCCGAGGCGCTAGCTGTTCTGGAGCTGGAAGCCCAGGCGAGCGCGGAGCTGGCACAGGTGTCTCGGTTCCCCGCCCCGGAACCGGTCGCCTTGGGAAAGCCTGGAGCGGGTTACCCCATGCCGTGGTCGGTCCAGACATGGCTGCCGGGAACGGTCGCCTTTGATGCCGACCCAAGTGGGTCGGACGCTTTTGCCGAGGACCTTGCGGCCTTCATCGCCGCCCTGAGGGACGCCGAGACGCGGGGGCGGCTTTTCAGCGGTGAAAACCGTGGCGGCGTTCTCACCGACCACGACGATTGGATGGCGAAGTGCTTCGAGGAGAGTGAGGGGCTGCTCGACGTGCCCCGGCTGCGCCAGGTGTGGAGCCACTTTCGGGAGTTGCCGCGCACGGGTGCCGACGTGATGAGCCATGGTGACTTGATTCCCGGCAATGTACTGGTCGCGGGAGACCGGCTCAGCGGCGTACTCGACACCGGCGGCTTCGGCCCGGCCGACCCCGCGCTGGATCTGGTCGGTGCCTGGCACCTGTTGCAGCCAGACCCGCGGGAAGTGCTCCGACGGACACTGGCCTGTGACGATCTGGAGTGGGAGCGCGGCAAGGCATGGGCATTCGAACAGGCGATGGGTGTTGTCTGGTACTACGCCGAGAGCAATCCGACGATGAGCAGCATGGGGCGCCGGACACTCGACCGCATTCTGGAGTCGATGGAGTGA
- a CDS encoding phage holin family protein, producing the protein MSTQDSHRVPSGSQEPVGDLVQRASQQLTELVRGEMRLAQAEMKEKGKRYGKGGGLFGGAGLVGFLTLQALVATAIAALAVPLPVWAAALVVTAVLGVITAVLALTGKKEVSQAAPPAPQQTIDSVKADVAEIKESAKR; encoded by the coding sequence ATGAGTACGCAGGATTCCCACCGCGTCCCGAGCGGCTCGCAGGAGCCGGTGGGCGATCTGGTCCAGCGGGCCTCCCAGCAGCTGACGGAGCTGGTGCGCGGGGAGATGCGGCTGGCGCAGGCGGAGATGAAGGAGAAGGGCAAGCGGTACGGCAAGGGCGGGGGCCTGTTCGGCGGGGCCGGTCTTGTCGGCTTCCTGACGCTGCAGGCCCTGGTCGCCACCGCCATCGCGGCGCTGGCTGTTCCGCTCCCGGTGTGGGCCGCAGCCCTGGTCGTCACCGCCGTTCTCGGTGTGATCACCGCCGTGCTGGCCCTGACGGGCAAGAAGGAGGTCAGCCAGGCGGCACCGCCAGCGCCGCAGCAGACCATCGACAGCGTCAAGGCCGATGTGGCCGAGATCAAGGAGAGTGCAAAGCGATGA
- a CDS encoding DDE-type integrase/transposase/recombinase: protein MWVTDLTMVPTGEGPLWLSAIRDAFSRRVVAWETSARADACLVLATLEYALAGREVEPGQLIHHADHGCQYTSGSQLG, encoded by the coding sequence CTGTGGGTCACCGACCTCACGATGGTCCCCACCGGCGAGGGTCCGTTGTGGCTTTCCGCGATCCGGGATGCGTTCTCGCGGCGGGTGGTGGCCTGGGAGACTTCCGCCCGCGCGGACGCCTGCCTGGTCCTCGCCACGCTCGAGTACGCCCTTGCCGGCCGTGAAGTGGAGCCCGGACAGCTCATTCACCACGCCGACCACGGCTGTCAGTACACGTCAGGCTCACAACTCGGTTGA
- a CDS encoding phosphatase PAP2 family protein, whose product MAVAEVASNCVLKQIWHRRRPPKEWISHEEVDDRPDSSSFPSGHTAAGVAFSASVAAVWPWAGAVCAVPAVMVAVERVHTGAHYPSDVAVGAATGLAAATLVHRAPRLARRLLL is encoded by the coding sequence ATGGCCGTGGCAGAAGTCGCCTCCAACTGTGTCCTCAAGCAGATATGGCACCGGCGCCGACCGCCGAAGGAATGGATCTCGCACGAGGAGGTCGATGACCGCCCCGACTCCTCGTCCTTCCCGTCCGGGCACACCGCCGCGGGCGTGGCGTTCAGCGCCTCAGTGGCGGCGGTGTGGCCGTGGGCGGGCGCGGTGTGTGCGGTGCCCGCCGTCATGGTGGCCGTCGAACGCGTGCACACGGGCGCCCACTACCCCTCCGACGTCGCCGTCGGCGCCGCGACGGGTCTGGCCGCGGCCACCTTGGTACATCGTGCTCCCCGACTGGCCCGGCGCTTGCTGCTGTGA
- a CDS encoding IS5 family transposase (programmed frameshift): MRRHELTDQEWELLAPLIPRAATGRPRVSDRQVINGMVYKIRTGISWRDLPERYGPWQTVYTRFRRYALDGVFTRALQQIQACADAAGDIDWLVQIDSTIVRAHQHAAATGPKGGSTAREPDDHALGRSRGGLTTKIHLACDGRGRPLAVLLTPGQRHDSICARPLLERIRVPRTGQGRPRCRPDQIVADKAYSSRGFRAYLRKRGITCTIPEKNDQRRHRHNRGRHGGRPPAFDRQIYRRRNVVERCFNQLKSFRGIATRYDKTATSYEAAVSLASFLLWARSV, encoded by the exons ATACGCCGCCATGAACTCACCGATCAGGAGTGGGAGTTACTCGCTCCACTCATACCGCGGGCCGCGACAGGTCGTCCGCGGGTGTCGGACCGGCAGGTCATCAACGGGATGGTCTACAAGATCCGGACCGGGATCTCCTGGCGTGACCTGCCGGAACGCTATGGGCCGTGGCAGACGGTCTACACCCGCTTCCGCCGCTACGCCCTGGACGGCGTGTTCACCCGGGCTCTCCAACAGATCCAAGCGTGCGCTGACGCGGCCGGCGACATCGACTGGCTCGTCCAGATCGACTCCACCATCGTCCGGGCCCACCAGCACGCCGCCGCCACCGGCCCAAAAGGGGGATCCACAGCCCGG GAACCGGACGATCACGCCCTCGGCCGGTCCCGAGGCGGACTGACCACCAAAATCCACCTCGCCTGCGACGGCCGCGGCCGTCCCCTCGCCGTTCTGCTGACCCCAGGCCAACGCCACGACAGCATCTGCGCACGCCCCCTCCTGGAACGCATCCGCGTACCGCGAACCGGCCAGGGCCGGCCCCGCTGCAGACCCGACCAGATCGTCGCCGACAAGGCCTACAGTTCCCGCGGCTTCCGCGCCTACCTGCGCAAACGCGGCATCACGTGCACCATCCCGGAGAAGAACGACCAGCGGCGACACCGCCACAACCGCGGCCGTCACGGAGGCAGGCCACCGGCATTCGACCGGCAGATCTACCGCCGACGCAACGTCGTCGAACGCTGCTTCAACCAGCTCAAAAGCTTCCGTGGCATCGCCACCAGATACGACAAGACCGCCACCTCCTACGAAGCAGCGGTCAGTCTCGCGTCATTCCTGCTCTGGGCAAGATCCGTTTGA
- a CDS encoding HEAT repeat domain-containing protein, with product MLKNLIKRARDAKGFGPENAALGDEDQWRRWYKDAVSARRARPAPAGFDAARKTYFAQLRRRHVHLAVAASPHSPVRSDPLRLTDVFVAPAVRPETPTQGGGLGAPSARRADASASDRWPLDDGRTRPVFQVLAQEDARRIVLLGDPGHGKSTLARYLALTLADAMDKDHEVDADLAPLAGALPLLVELGAYADPQWRTGTLLDLVDRLHHTQGPGLPKDVLDAYLRTGGRAVLIFDGLDEVFDPRLREEVTGEIAGLAERYPSARLVVTSRIVDYQHAVLEREGFRVHVLRDFDRARIDAFVTRWYRSAFPEQPAEAARLRERLLAAVDDTPAAAELAGNPLMLTLLALRGEHRDLPRDRRAVLEQTVSTFIAQWDPGRFARDKRVAEDAGRLRAGERMELLRRVAHRMRTGAGGTAGNLLTDGELTAELDGYLRDKLPPDRSPALTRAMLEEFRVRNGILSHFGGAMYGFLHRALLEYLDAADLHHRLTVERSLTEDALVHQEYGEHWNAPSRHEPLVLTAGMVEPRVAGRIVDHLLAADPLWFVRLSGASSREIPHHIVLAARCLGEVRDPGALPAQCSAVVSAVIALIEHVVAERAQAGSPVMLAVEQTLPPVVARLGTRCPAVHRQYYDWYLARGQFLSVMREGENFAWFEVPPAAQVGAALLGDHPEFYEHLYSQAVFGPTPATRVEALRALVQERPDDPRLAELLRECAETDPDGEMREGWVRLFALARRTDPSAARSLRHWLGDDDTYLRRGALGALVNGWRDEPETFDAIRRYAADDPDPEVRLTAVRCLASGWPGDPDAGAAVRERAAHDRDPDLRADLFPVLVQGWPDDPRTAELLEDVAAGQAEEGWLRDAAKQALDRMRPGPVRPDAALASYPAPAEDLRITALGPLVVDRRADARTPLLLRERAEGHPDAEVRVAAVRVLATGWRDDPRTLSWLCGLAASQASESVRQAALWALGSLWPGDPEAGAVLRRIADGEGEPRTREMAVLALTSGWRDDPDTRLLLPRLAVRLDATYVRTTAVRMLGASLRDDPATEELLRERAVKDPDSYVRTAAVRALVLGFRISRTRDLLRRLAVDDPDKFLRAGVIHLLAAGWREERATGELLRGIVADGTEATSRRAAVEALAGGWRHDPATEVLLRQRAADDSDWRLRQAAVRALADRWPHDPEVLALAERLADDM from the coding sequence GTGCTGAAAAACTTGATCAAGCGGGCGAGGGACGCAAAGGGATTTGGGCCGGAGAACGCGGCGCTGGGCGATGAGGATCAGTGGAGACGCTGGTACAAGGATGCCGTTTCCGCACGCCGCGCCCGCCCCGCGCCGGCCGGCTTCGACGCCGCGCGCAAGACGTACTTCGCCCAACTGCGGCGACGGCACGTACACCTCGCCGTCGCCGCCTCCCCGCATTCGCCGGTCCGCTCCGATCCACTCCGGTTGACCGACGTGTTCGTCGCCCCGGCCGTTCGTCCGGAGACGCCGACGCAGGGTGGGGGGCTGGGCGCACCGTCGGCCCGCCGCGCCGACGCATCGGCCTCCGACCGTTGGCCGCTGGACGACGGCCGGACCCGCCCCGTCTTCCAGGTACTGGCCCAAGAAGACGCGCGCCGGATCGTGCTGCTCGGCGATCCGGGCCACGGCAAGTCGACACTGGCTCGCTACCTCGCGCTGACGCTCGCGGACGCGATGGACAAAGATCATGAGGTGGACGCGGATCTCGCGCCGCTCGCGGGGGCGTTGCCGCTCCTGGTGGAGCTCGGCGCGTACGCCGACCCGCAGTGGCGCACCGGCACACTCCTCGACCTCGTCGACCGCCTCCACCACACCCAAGGGCCCGGACTGCCGAAGGACGTGCTGGACGCGTACCTGCGTACCGGTGGCCGCGCGGTACTGATCTTCGACGGGCTCGACGAGGTCTTCGACCCACGGCTGCGCGAGGAGGTCACCGGCGAGATCGCGGGGCTCGCGGAACGCTACCCGAGCGCCCGCCTCGTGGTGACGTCCCGGATCGTCGACTACCAGCACGCCGTACTCGAACGCGAGGGCTTTCGCGTGCATGTACTGCGGGACTTCGACAGGGCGCGGATCGACGCGTTCGTGACCCGCTGGTACCGCTCGGCCTTCCCCGAACAACCCGCCGAGGCGGCCCGTCTGCGGGAGCGGCTGCTGGCCGCCGTCGACGACACACCGGCGGCGGCTGAGCTGGCGGGCAACCCGCTGATGCTCACCCTGCTGGCCCTTCGCGGTGAACACCGGGATCTGCCGAGGGACCGGCGCGCGGTGCTCGAACAGACCGTGAGCACGTTCATCGCCCAGTGGGACCCCGGCCGGTTCGCGCGCGACAAACGGGTGGCCGAGGACGCGGGGCGCCTGCGCGCCGGCGAGCGGATGGAGCTGCTGCGCCGCGTGGCCCATCGGATGCGGACCGGGGCGGGCGGGACGGCGGGAAACCTCCTGACGGACGGGGAGTTGACCGCGGAGCTCGACGGATACCTGCGCGACAAGCTCCCACCCGATCGCTCGCCGGCGCTCACCCGCGCGATGCTGGAGGAGTTCCGCGTACGCAACGGGATCCTCAGTCACTTCGGCGGCGCGATGTACGGATTCCTCCATCGCGCGCTGCTCGAATACCTCGACGCGGCGGATCTCCACCACCGGCTCACCGTGGAGCGCAGCCTGACTGAGGACGCACTGGTTCACCAGGAGTACGGCGAGCACTGGAACGCCCCCTCCCGGCACGAACCCCTCGTCCTCACCGCGGGCATGGTCGAACCTCGGGTCGCCGGACGGATCGTCGACCACCTCCTGGCGGCGGATCCGCTGTGGTTCGTCCGCCTGTCCGGGGCGTCTTCGCGCGAGATCCCCCACCACATCGTGCTCGCCGCCCGCTGCCTCGGTGAGGTCCGCGACCCCGGCGCACTGCCTGCCCAATGCTCCGCCGTCGTCAGCGCGGTGATCGCGCTGATCGAGCACGTGGTCGCGGAACGAGCACAGGCTGGTTCGCCGGTGATGCTCGCGGTGGAACAAACCCTGCCGCCCGTGGTCGCCCGGCTCGGCACACGCTGTCCCGCTGTCCATCGGCAGTACTACGACTGGTACCTGGCGCGCGGTCAGTTCCTCAGTGTCATGCGGGAAGGGGAGAACTTCGCCTGGTTCGAGGTACCACCGGCCGCACAGGTCGGCGCCGCGCTGCTGGGCGACCACCCGGAGTTCTACGAGCACCTCTACAGCCAGGCGGTCTTCGGCCCCACGCCGGCCACCAGGGTGGAGGCCCTGCGCGCGCTCGTCCAAGAACGGCCCGATGACCCGCGACTGGCCGAACTGCTGCGCGAATGCGCTGAGACGGACCCCGATGGAGAGATGAGGGAGGGCTGGGTCCGGTTGTTCGCCCTGGCCCGTCGCACGGACCCGTCCGCCGCACGCTCGCTGCGACACTGGCTCGGCGACGACGACACCTACCTCCGCCGGGGAGCCTTGGGGGCACTCGTCAACGGCTGGCGCGACGAGCCCGAGACGTTCGACGCGATACGCCGGTACGCAGCCGATGACCCGGACCCCGAAGTCCGCCTCACCGCGGTGCGGTGCCTCGCTTCCGGTTGGCCGGGTGACCCCGACGCCGGGGCCGCCGTCCGCGAGCGGGCCGCGCACGACCGGGACCCGGACCTGCGGGCTGACCTGTTTCCCGTCCTGGTCCAGGGCTGGCCCGACGACCCGCGGACCGCGGAACTGCTGGAGGACGTCGCCGCCGGTCAGGCTGAGGAGGGGTGGCTGCGCGACGCCGCGAAGCAGGCGCTCGACCGGATGCGGCCCGGGCCCGTCCGCCCTGACGCTGCCCTCGCGTCCTACCCCGCACCGGCTGAGGATTTGCGCATCACCGCACTCGGGCCACTCGTCGTCGACCGCCGCGCCGACGCGAGGACTCCCCTGCTGCTGCGCGAGCGCGCCGAGGGACACCCGGACGCGGAAGTCCGCGTGGCCGCCGTGCGGGTCCTGGCCACGGGATGGCGCGATGATCCGCGTACGCTGTCGTGGCTGTGCGGGCTCGCCGCCTCACAGGCAAGCGAGTCGGTGCGGCAGGCCGCGCTGTGGGCCCTCGGCTCTCTGTGGCCGGGAGACCCCGAGGCCGGAGCGGTGCTGCGCCGCATCGCCGACGGCGAGGGCGAGCCGAGGACGCGCGAAATGGCTGTTCTCGCCCTTACCTCCGGATGGCGCGACGACCCGGACACCCGGCTGCTGCTGCCCAGACTCGCGGTCCGCCTGGATGCCACGTACGTACGGACGACGGCGGTACGGATGCTGGGCGCGAGCCTTCGCGACGACCCCGCGACCGAGGAACTGCTTCGTGAGCGGGCCGTGAAGGATCCCGATTCCTACGTCCGCACGGCTGCCGTCCGGGCCCTCGTCCTGGGCTTTCGTATCTCGCGGACCCGCGATCTGCTGCGTCGGCTCGCCGTCGACGACCCCGACAAGTTCCTGCGCGCTGGGGTCATCCACCTCCTGGCCGCGGGCTGGCGCGAGGAACGGGCGACCGGCGAGCTGCTGCGGGGCATCGTCGCCGACGGCACCGAGGCGACGAGCCGGCGCGCGGCGGTCGAGGCGCTGGCCGGCGGCTGGCGCCACGACCCCGCCACCGAGGTGCTGCTGCGTCAGCGGGCCGCCGACGACTCCGATTGGCGACTGCGACAGGCGGCCGTGCGGGCGCTCGCCGACCGGTGGCCCCACGACCCGGAGGTGCTGGCCCTGGCCGAACGCCTCGCCGACGACATGTGA
- a CDS encoding DUF3618 domain-containing protein codes for MTQSPPDEPTASSTEQLREQVEQTRQELGETVESLAAKTDVKARAQEKATALKEQAGVLTEQAGAKAAELAGQVKVKAAEAAHLMQDKLPDPVKDKATAAAEQVKAKAGQVGRVWQDKTPEPVRAKAHQGAEAARDNRTVLIVAGGVAVATWLLLRRRGRREP; via the coding sequence ATGACCCAGTCGCCCCCCGACGAGCCCACCGCCTCCAGCACCGAGCAGTTGCGCGAGCAGGTCGAGCAGACCCGCCAGGAGCTGGGGGAGACGGTCGAGAGCCTGGCAGCCAAGACGGACGTCAAGGCCCGCGCGCAGGAGAAGGCGACCGCACTGAAGGAACAGGCGGGCGTGTTGACGGAGCAGGCGGGCGCCAAGGCCGCGGAGCTGGCCGGGCAGGTCAAGGTGAAGGCTGCCGAGGCTGCGCACCTGATGCAGGACAAGCTGCCCGACCCGGTCAAGGACAAGGCCACCGCGGCCGCCGAGCAGGTGAAGGCCAAGGCCGGGCAGGTCGGTCGGGTGTGGCAGGACAAGACACCCGAACCGGTCCGCGCCAAGGCCCATCAGGGCGCCGAGGCCGCCCGCGACAACCGCACCGTGCTGATCGTGGCCGGCGGCGTGGCGGTGGCCACGTGGCTGCTGCTGCGCCGCCGTGGCAGGAGGGAGCCGTGA
- a CDS encoding AraC family transcriptional regulator: MSEPVDRGEYVGGVAQPLRGSVIRYRGHRMAGARPLRVTLPSATVTLLLGWGHPLHVQSGPQDGSSLGEWPAMIAGLQASPLLAGFRGAAFAVEIEFSPLGARRLLGTSLHHLAKAVVDPDGILGAGWTREATERLMAAPNWPQRWQILDSLLLPRLAGPPPPPVVAEAWHLLRTRDGAVSLSDLMAVTGLGSRRLQGLFRDHIGLPAQTVSRILRFHRTLGVASSGCGSLAELAVRGGYHDQAHMNRDFRALSGQTPGELCTIMERAPARGHDGHIQPFNDFGLRHQPRRQPGPPAVPAVSAEEGRA; encoded by the coding sequence GTGAGCGAACCGGTCGACCGGGGTGAGTACGTCGGAGGAGTGGCGCAGCCGCTGCGCGGGAGCGTCATCCGTTACCGCGGTCACCGCATGGCAGGCGCGAGACCCCTCAGGGTCACCCTGCCCTCGGCGACCGTCACCCTGCTCCTGGGGTGGGGGCACCCCTTGCACGTGCAGAGTGGCCCGCAGGACGGCTCGTCGCTCGGCGAATGGCCGGCGATGATCGCGGGTCTGCAGGCGAGTCCGCTGCTGGCGGGCTTCCGCGGCGCGGCCTTCGCCGTCGAGATCGAGTTCAGTCCCCTCGGCGCGCGTCGACTGCTGGGAACGTCGCTGCACCACCTCGCCAAGGCGGTCGTCGATCCCGACGGGATCCTGGGGGCCGGCTGGACCAGGGAAGCCACCGAACGGCTGATGGCCGCGCCGAACTGGCCGCAGCGCTGGCAGATCCTGGATTCCCTGCTCCTCCCGCGGCTCGCCGGCCCGCCTCCCCCGCCCGTCGTCGCCGAGGCGTGGCACCTACTGCGGACCCGCGACGGCGCCGTATCGCTGAGCGACCTGATGGCGGTGACCGGTCTCGGCAGCCGGCGCCTGCAAGGCCTGTTCCGTGACCACATCGGTCTCCCCGCCCAGACGGTCTCCCGGATCCTGAGGTTCCACCGCACCCTCGGCGTCGCGTCGAGCGGCTGCGGTTCTCTCGCCGAACTGGCCGTACGGGGCGGATATCACGACCAGGCGCACATGAACCGGGACTTCCGCGCCCTGTCCGGACAGACACCCGGGGAACTGTGCACGATCATGGAGCGGGCGCCGGCGCGGGGACACGACGGTCATATCCAGCCGTTCAACGACTTCGGTCTGCGCCACCAGCCGCGCCGGCAGCCCGGCCCGCCGGCGGTGCCTGCGGTTTCGGCGGAAGAGGGGCGGGCGTAG
- a CDS encoding IS3 family transposase has translation MLIKTEGLRGRTFATRAEANLALFEYIDGFHNSRRIQERLGWLSPIEFEEKYHADQATAERTNLKPRQPTPTC, from the coding sequence ATGCTGATCAAGACGGAGGGCCTGCGCGGGCGCACCTTCGCCACCAGAGCCGAGGCGAACCTCGCGCTCTTCGAGTACATCGACGGCTTCCATAACTCCCGGCGCATCCAAGAACGGCTCGGCTGGCTCAGCCCGATCGAGTTCGAGGAGAAGTATCACGCCGACCAGGCAACGGCCGAACGAACAAACCTGAAACCCCGTCAACCCACTCCGACCTGCTGA